The stretch of DNA CTTTTGAACCAGCTTCTCCAATCTCTATTGCTATAAAATTCAATTTCTCCTCTCCATTTCCCATTATACAAATCAATATGGGGCTTCAGCATCACCTTCATTCCAAGAGAATGAGCTAAATTAATTGCATAAACAATTGAATCATCGCTCGGCGTGGCATCTTTATCAGGAGCTATTTTTGTTGAATGCTCATTTTCCTGATACCATGTTACAATCAATGAAAGCCATTCAGTGCCTGTTGCTCTCAAATTATTAAGCGAAACGATTGCCTCATCTGTTGAGTAGCTGTTATTCCACCAGCCAGCGAAAGAAAAACCTTTCTGGAGAGAAATATTGAAGTATCCAAAGGGAGGAGTTGTTGTTAGTTTTGAAAGCGAGCGGCGGGAGCAATAAGGAATTAAACCATTTTCATATGATTTTTTATAAGCATCTTTTGAATAGTGAAATGCATATTCGCAGTTAAAAACTGGCTTCTCATTTATTCTGTAGGTGTTTATATATTTTAAATAATAGTTTGTCAGCTCCTCCTCATTTTTTATATCATATCCATCCCTATCATACCAGTCATCTGTAGCAACGCCATCATACCATATCGCTTCCTGTGCAAAGCCATCTATAATTTTAAACAATTCACTGTGCTCGCATAGCTCGATTCCATTTTGTTGAATAATTATAAAATCTGGATTTCTAGCCCTTGCATAATTTTTTATTTCCTCCATGAATTTCAGCATTTCAAGAGTTGCATTTACTCCCTTACGGCTTGCTCTTTTTATAACATCTTCATTTCTAAATGCCTCAACCCAGTCAAGATATACCCCATCAAACCCATCATTTATTATTTCCTCCAAACTACTGTTATAATCCCTTCCTTCTTCGCTATAATTAACTCCATATATTATTATATCCTTCCATTCTTTCCTCCAATATTCCACAAGATAGCAATCCTCCCATCCATCTGGGTCTGGACCAATTATGAAATCTGGAAAATTATTCCCCCATTTCCAGTACCATCTCCAGTTTTCTGCTTCGCCTATGCTTAAATATGCTATAACAATTTTTCTGTGAAATCCATCATTTGCAAAAGATGATTTCAATTTTTTTACCATTCCTTTTGTATCAAAATATTTATTATCGGATGACCAATCTGTTCTTGTTGGCTCAACAACAAGCATATCATATCTACTTCTTGCAAGTTTTTCAACAGCTTGCTCTTCTTCTATACCCTGTATTTGATAAGCCCAATATCTAACACTGTCTAAATCAATTCTTAAATCATTTTTTCCTTTGCTTGAATAAAGATTAAAATTTGCAATCAAAATAAATGCCAACAAAATGCTTACTATTTTCATTATTTTAAATAGAGCAACGATTTTATATACTTTTTCATTTTCTCCCGTGAAATGCACAAAATGCAAAAATGAAGCAATAATATTCATAAGATACAATGGGACATATCTCTGCGAGAGGCATTTTATTGAATTTTTTGAGAAGAGGGTTAAAAAGGAAATAAGGAAGCAAGGCCTGCCAGAAGGAAAAATTGCGGTTGCTTTATCTGGTGGAAAGGATAGCAGCACAGCTTGCTATATCATTTGGAAAATAATTGGCAAACATAGAAATAGGGAGTTGCATGCAATAAGTGTTGATGAAGGAATAAAGGGCTATAGAGATAGAACAGTAAAAATTGCAAAAAAATTATGCAATGAATTGAGCATACCTCACCATATAATTTCGTTTAAGGATGAAATTGGCTTTACTCTTGATGAAATAAGCAAAAAACGCGGCGAGCAAGCAGAATGCACATATTGCGGTGTTTTCAGGAGATATTGCCTAAATAAAAAAGCTCTTGAAATAGATGCAAAGGTTATTGCAATGGGGCATAATTTAGATGATGTATCTCAAACAATACTGATGAATTTTGTAAGAAATGATATGGAAAGAATGGCAAGGATGGCTCCTCATAAAAAAGTCCAACCTGGCTATGTCCCAAGAATTCTGCCCCTCATAGAAATTCCAGAAAAAGAAACAACTTTATACGCCCTCCTAAACGGACTTGAGATAAGCGAGGACGAATGCCCATATGCAGTGAGAGCAATGAGAGGAACTTATCGCGAAATTATAATGAACTTGGAAGCAAGGCACCCAGGCACAAGGCACAGCATATTAAAAAGTTATTATGAAATTGAACCATTCTTAGCAAAAAAGTATAAGCCAGCGAAACTTAAAAAATGCAAAGTATGTTCAATGCCATCTTCACAGGAAATTTGCATGGTATGCCAGCTAAAAGAAAAATTAAAGAAAAAAATTTAAAGTAAAAGGGAAGAGGGTTTGGAATTCATTATAAATACGCTTATTCTTTCTTCTGCTTGCTGTCCAGTGGTATCGTAGGCAATTACTTTTATTTCATGCGTCCCTATTGCTCTTTCGTCCCATGTCCATGAATATGGCTCGCTTGTATCTGTGAATTTAAGTGCTCCATCTATGTAGAATTCTACTTTTGCAATACCTATGCTTGAGCTTGCAGTTGCCTCAACTGTTATTCCTCCAATTATTATTGGCATTGGCAGTGGGATTATTTCCCTATCAAAGATATACAAGGCATTTCTTGGTTTAATTATGCTTACTGTTGGTGGGCTTGGCATTCCTATTGTAAATGTTCCATCTGAAGTATCGCTTGCAACATTTCCTGCATTATCCTTTGCAACTACTTTAACCATGTAATTGCTTCCATATGGTAAGCCAGCTACATTCCAGTTATATGAGCCAGTGTTTGCAACATTGCTTGCTATAACATTCCATGTTAATCCAGCATCATCGCTGTATAGCAAATCAATTCCTGCAATGCCAATGTTATCGCTTGCTGTCCATCTTATTGTTATTGTTCCTCCTAAAACCTCGCCACCATTTGGATATATAACTTTTGCTGTTGGGCTTGTCTTATCTATCTTGAATGATGTTGATTTTGGTGTTTCAATTAAACCAGCGTTGCTTATTGAGTAGTATTCTATAACATGATTTCCTTCTCCGCTATATGTAAATGTTCCAGTGTATGCTTGCCATGCTCCTCCATCTATGCGATAGTATGTTGCCTTTACTCCACATATGTATGCATTTGCTTTAAGTGTAATCTGCACATCGCTCTTATACCATCCATTGTCTCCAGGCAAGCCAGATATTATGCATTCTGTTAATGGCGCTGAAGTTGCTATTCCAAAACTGCATGATTTAGTTGCTTCAACATTTCCTGCAACATCAACTGAATAATACTCAACTGTATACAATCCTTCTGCTGAAACACTAACTGGGCCAGTGTATGTTTGCCATGCTCCTCCATTTATTCTATATCTTGTATATGCAACTCCCTGCTCATCTGTTGCAGATAAATAGATTGTAACTGGCCCAACATACCATCCATTCTCTCCAAGTGGGCCAAGGCAATTGCATGTTGTAACTGGTGCTGTTGATATTTCAACATTAACAACAATGCTATTTATTGTTTCAGTATTTCCTAAGTTATCCACACTATAGTAATAAATTGTATGCACTCCTTCAGTTGGAACTGTGAATGGGCCAGTGTATTCATTTGCTGGTAAAGCATCAATGTAATAATATATCTTATATACTCCACATGTGCATAATCCTCCATCCTCTGCTGTTAATGTTATTGGTGTAGATGTAGTTATCCAGTGATTTGTTCCATCATAATAATAAGGTGTTCCAAATTCAAGGGTTGTAGTTGGAGGAGTATTATCGACATAATGGGTTTGATTATGCACTTCTTCAATTGTTCCCGCCTTATCCTCGCTATAATATTCAAGATAATGCAAGCATTCGCCTGTTAAAGTGAATGGTCCGGAGTATTCAGTCCAATCGCTCCATTCACCGTTATACCATATTCTATAATATGTTGCCTTTACTCCACTCTCTCCATCTGTTGCTGTCAGCGTTATTTGTGTAGATGAAGTTAAATAATCTCCATATGAAGGTGTGCCTACTTCTTTTGTTGTTGTTGGTGGAATGCTTCCTGTTGCCGTCTCCCACCATGGATGGAAATCAACATAATCGGTTACTTCATTTCCTTCTCCATCTGGATTTAATGTTGGATGATATGGTCCGCTTG from Thermoplasmatales archaeon encodes:
- a CDS encoding endo alpha-1,4 polygalactosaminidase, with the protein product MKIVSILLAFILIANFNLYSSKGKNDLRIDLDSVRYWAYQIQGIEEEQAVEKLARSRYDMLVVEPTRTDWSSDNKYFDTKGMVKKLKSSFANDGFHRKIVIAYLSIGEAENWRWYWKWGNNFPDFIIGPDPDGWEDCYLVEYWRKEWKDIIIYGVNYSEEGRDYNSSLEEIINDGFDGVYLDWVEAFRNEDVIKRASRKGVNATLEMLKFMEEIKNYARARNPDFIIIQQNGIELCEHSELFKIIDGFAQEAIWYDGVATDDWYDRDGYDIKNEEELTNYYLKYINTYRINEKPVFNCEYAFHYSKDAYKKSYENGLIPYCSRRSLSKLTTTPPFGYFNISLQKGFSFAGWWNNSYSTDEAIVSLNNLRATGTEWLSLIVTWYQENEHSTKIAPDKDATPSDDSIVYAINLAHSLGMKVMLKPHIDLYNGKWRGEIEFYSNRDWRSWFKSYKEFIRHYADLAERNNVEELCIGCELVKTTTRNEWLDIIEAVRENFSGPLTYASNWDEYKNVKFWDYLDFIGIDAYFPLTDKNNPSIDELMLAWDKWKGEIIMTKDAFEKPIIFTEIGYRSIDGCNIEPWNWWQAGEIDLQEQADCYEAAFSKFWYEEWFFGFYWWMWWPELRGGENDDSYTPYKKPAEKVLRKYYKNETFYVRIEKPGNAIYIFDREIIKAEKTIIIGKITIEVNSSENIDEVEFYIDDELRYLDDEKPYEWLWNEFSIGKHEIKVIGNEAMDKKDVFIINLV
- a CDS encoding TIGR00269 family protein, whose product is MLTIFIILNRATILYTFSFSPVKCTKCKNEAIIFIRYNGTYLCERHFIEFFEKRVKKEIRKQGLPEGKIAVALSGGKDSSTACYIIWKIIGKHRNRELHAISVDEGIKGYRDRTVKIAKKLCNELSIPHHIISFKDEIGFTLDEISKKRGEQAECTYCGVFRRYCLNKKALEIDAKVIAMGHNLDDVSQTILMNFVRNDMERMARMAPHKKVQPGYVPRILPLIEIPEKETTLYALLNGLEISEDECPYAVRAMRGTYREIIMNLEARHPGTRHSILKSYYEIEPFLAKKYKPAKLKKCKVCSMPSSQEICMVCQLKEKLKKKI